One Luteibacter aegosomaticola genomic window carries:
- a CDS encoding M56 family metallopeptidase, which produces MDAFLDTLFTRLAAASLQTLLFAAFIWALCRFLPTLSAATRSWMWWLVGAQMVVGLCLPGSIELPLLPAPAPTVIVSGDPSMPVLMSITDMPASEPLATWSWSWATGLLAAWAVLVAAQIIIGIVRWRRIAGLAARALPHDDVRLETLCAQRARALGLRRSPRLAVSAEVDSPQVVGLWRPTILLPLDDTLGDDEREMALMHELAHVRRGDLFLGGIPALARTLFFFHPAAHMAVREYALCREAACDALAVDRGRLAAGSYGRLLLRLGVTPHPHHALPGASPTFRILKRRLDMLGQSQDARPRVVTTLLVASLALAAALPWRVVAAASQVDTPTTVPAASPAAAASPAVAASPAAAAAPAPSANAAAAASPAAPAVATIVDKKALQPVAPVARATAMANPAPPAVAVIVDKKVLEPVPPAPPAPMAPMAPMARMTPPAPPPSPAAPKAPAAPAAPPAAPAPPAPEDDGIHASYSTIEDHGGHHSQSINERNGYVTVANEQGRWELHDPVYLARIRAIYQNSFKHGPAPLQEPIDPKREAELDRRQALLEEQMAKLSERQTELAQTEGRSGHAGDPAYGRAHAEIGREQGEIGRQMGEVASERAMHGRTQAEWNREIAEQARKANEQVEAVLADARRNHALTKVD; this is translated from the coding sequence TGCCGCGACGCGCTCGTGGATGTGGTGGCTTGTCGGTGCACAAATGGTCGTCGGCCTGTGCCTGCCCGGCAGCATCGAACTGCCGCTGCTCCCCGCACCTGCTCCCACGGTCATCGTATCCGGTGATCCCTCGATGCCGGTGCTCATGAGCATCACCGACATGCCCGCATCCGAGCCCCTCGCCACGTGGTCGTGGTCGTGGGCTACGGGGTTGCTCGCGGCATGGGCCGTGCTCGTCGCCGCGCAGATCATCATCGGCATCGTTCGCTGGCGCCGCATCGCGGGGCTCGCCGCGCGTGCCCTTCCGCATGACGACGTACGCCTGGAAACCCTCTGCGCCCAGCGCGCCCGTGCGCTCGGCCTGCGCCGCTCACCCCGCCTGGCGGTATCGGCTGAGGTTGATTCGCCGCAGGTCGTGGGTTTGTGGCGGCCGACCATCCTGCTCCCGCTCGACGACACGCTGGGCGATGACGAGCGCGAGATGGCGCTGATGCATGAACTAGCCCACGTGCGCCGCGGCGACCTGTTCCTTGGCGGTATCCCCGCTCTCGCCCGCACGCTGTTCTTCTTCCACCCAGCGGCACATATGGCCGTCCGCGAATACGCCCTGTGCCGCGAAGCGGCGTGCGATGCGCTGGCGGTTGATCGTGGCCGCCTGGCTGCCGGCTCTTATGGCCGGTTGCTGCTCCGTCTCGGTGTTACGCCGCATCCGCACCACGCGCTGCCTGGCGCATCCCCCACCTTCCGCATCCTGAAACGGAGGCTCGACATGCTTGGCCAATCCCAGGACGCGCGTCCACGCGTCGTCACCACGCTCCTCGTCGCTTCGCTCGCCCTTGCCGCCGCCCTGCCCTGGCGCGTCGTTGCCGCCGCCTCCCAGGTTGATACACCGACGACCGTGCCGGCGGCTTCGCCCGCAGCAGCGGCTTCGCCCGCCGTGGCAGCCTCACCTGCCGCAGCGGCAGCTCCCGCGCCCTCAGCCAACGCGGCGGCTGCGGCGAGCCCCGCTGCGCCTGCGGTCGCCACGATCGTCGACAAGAAGGCGTTACAGCCCGTGGCGCCAGTGGCCCGCGCGACGGCCATGGCGAATCCCGCTCCGCCCGCAGTCGCTGTCATCGTGGACAAGAAGGTGTTGGAGCCCGTGCCGCCGGCTCCGCCTGCGCCGATGGCCCCGATGGCACCCATGGCGAGGATGACCCCGCCCGCGCCGCCGCCGTCACCGGCCGCGCCCAAGGCACCGGCCGCGCCTGCCGCACCGCCTGCCGCTCCCGCACCACCGGCGCCTGAGGACGACGGCATACACGCGTCGTACAGCACGATCGAAGATCACGGTGGCCACCATTCGCAGTCGATCAACGAGCGCAATGGGTACGTCACGGTAGCCAATGAGCAGGGTCGGTGGGAATTGCACGATCCGGTCTACCTGGCACGCATTCGCGCCATCTACCAGAACAGTTTCAAGCACGGCCCCGCACCCTTGCAGGAACCGATCGATCCGAAACGCGAAGCCGAACTGGATCGCCGTCAGGCACTGCTCGAAGAGCAGATGGCCAAGCTTTCCGAACGCCAGACCGAACTGGCGCAGACGGAAGGACGCTCCGGCCATGCGGGTGACCCCGCATACGGTAGGGCGCATGCGGAGATCGGCCGCGAACAGGGCGAAATTGGCCGCCAGATGGGCGAAGTGGCCAGCGAGCGTGCCATGCACGGCCGCACCCAGGCTGAATGGAACAGGGAGATCGCCGAGCAGGCACGCAAGGCCAATGAGCAGGTGGAAGCGGTGCTCGCCGACGCCCGCCGTAACCACGCGCTGACCAAGGTCGACTGA
- a CDS encoding CDP-alcohol phosphatidyltransferase family protein — MHLKLRAPYENLVTAANFITLCSLTCAILIISRALSGELAYLGTLFIACLVCDGADGFVARKTGSSSDLGTQLDSLSDAIAFGVAPVVVVDTYLRSIGGEVFLPAQIAFCACAVMRLAMFNVQKDKSIFLGLNTPSAASLVVLLIVIGRYSGATWPAETMQYVINAMLFVLAASMISPFRYLSSKSLKLRLNATTVVIGAIFVIGSIWASPWSVYAYLVVYALSGPLTAIWLVLRRLRRPRAPRSPR; from the coding sequence ATGCACCTGAAGCTACGCGCCCCCTACGAAAACCTGGTGACCGCAGCGAACTTCATCACGCTGTGCTCGCTCACCTGCGCGATCCTCATCATCAGCCGCGCCCTCTCCGGTGAACTCGCCTACCTGGGTACGCTGTTCATCGCCTGCCTGGTATGCGACGGCGCCGACGGCTTCGTCGCGCGCAAGACCGGCTCGTCCAGCGATCTCGGCACGCAGCTCGATAGCCTCTCCGACGCCATCGCGTTCGGCGTGGCCCCGGTCGTGGTCGTCGATACGTACCTGCGCTCGATCGGCGGTGAGGTGTTCCTGCCTGCGCAGATCGCTTTCTGCGCCTGCGCCGTCATGCGCCTGGCCATGTTCAATGTGCAGAAGGACAAATCGATCTTCCTGGGGCTGAACACGCCATCGGCAGCGTCGCTCGTGGTGCTGCTCATCGTCATCGGCCGCTACAGCGGCGCGACCTGGCCCGCGGAAACGATGCAGTACGTGATCAACGCGATGCTTTTCGTACTCGCGGCGTCGATGATCAGCCCGTTCCGTTACCTGAGCAGCAAGTCACTGAAGCTGCGCCTGAATGCCACGACGGTGGTCATCGGCGCGATCTTCGTGATCGGCTCGATCTGGGCCTCACCCTGGTCCGTCTACGCCTACCTCGTGGTGTATGCGCTTTCGGGGCCGCTCACGGCCATCTGGCTGGTGCTACGCCGCCTGCGCCGCCCACGCGCCCCGCGGTCGCCGCGCTAA
- a CDS encoding HAD-IA family hydrolase: protein MPRRQHAARTCLVIDTEALLFDMDGTLIDSRVVVEKIWKRWCDEVGLDWHYVLPRLHGVRMYDSIKEFAPLAGQDVDEVYKRLYDEEVNDVEGIVPIPGALELLAALPADRWTIVTSADTVLARARLKAAGIVPPPRMVTGEIVTNGKPDPEGYRLGAERQGAAPADCLVFEDARAGIEAGLAAGARVIAIADAHSFEVPGNVGRIADLTALRYDGIHDGKVRLTVVAPCT, encoded by the coding sequence ATGCCCCGGAGGCAACATGCAGCTCGAACCTGCCTGGTCATCGACACCGAGGCCCTGCTCTTCGACATGGACGGCACGCTGATCGATTCGCGCGTCGTCGTCGAAAAAATCTGGAAACGCTGGTGCGATGAGGTCGGCCTCGACTGGCACTACGTGTTGCCACGCCTGCATGGCGTGCGCATGTACGATTCCATCAAGGAATTCGCGCCATTGGCGGGCCAGGATGTCGACGAGGTCTATAAGCGCCTCTACGACGAAGAGGTCAACGATGTGGAAGGCATCGTGCCAATTCCCGGCGCGCTGGAGCTCCTGGCCGCGCTTCCGGCAGACCGCTGGACCATCGTCACCTCCGCCGACACCGTGCTCGCCAGGGCGCGCCTGAAGGCCGCAGGCATCGTGCCCCCGCCGCGCATGGTCACCGGCGAAATCGTCACGAACGGCAAGCCCGATCCGGAAGGTTACCGCCTGGGTGCCGAGCGCCAGGGTGCCGCACCCGCCGATTGCCTGGTTTTCGAGGACGCCAGGGCAGGTATTGAAGCCGGGCTGGCGGCAGGCGCGCGCGTCATCGCCATTGCGGATGCCCATTCGTTCGAGGTACCGGGTAACGTGGGGCGCATCGCGGACCTCACCGCGCTACGCTATGACGGCATCCACGACGGCAAGGTCCGCCTCACGGTAGTCGCGCCATGCACCTGA